The Falco peregrinus isolate bFalPer1 chromosome 12, bFalPer1.pri, whole genome shotgun sequence genome has a segment encoding these proteins:
- the LOC101915273 gene encoding deoxyribodipyrimidine photo-lyase-like, producing the protein MPRGQRKRKAEGTELPGVSRRRKEEEEAVQEARRRAAPSVREFKYNKKRVRLVSQGSDLKENARCILYWMSRDQRLQDNWAFLYAQRLALKQELPLHVCFCLVPKFLDATIRHYGFMLRGLQEVAEECAELNIPFHLLLGYAKDVLPVFVVEHGVGGLVTDFCPLRLSRQWVEDVRERLPEDVPFAQVDAHNIVPCWVTSPKQEYSARTIRGKIHAQLTEFLTEFPPVIRHPYPPSCPAEPIAWEACYSSLQVDRTVKEVEWATPGTTAGLAVLQSFITERLKSFSSHRNDPNKAALSNLSPWFHFGQVSTQRAILEVQKHRDKYKESVDAFVEEAVVRRELAENFCYYNENYDSVQGAYDWAQTTLKLHAKDKRPFLYKLQELEQGATHDPLWNAAQLQMVREGKMHGFLRMYWAKKILEWTRSPEEALQFAIYLNDRYELDGRDPNGYVGCLWSICGIHDQGWAERAIFGKIRYMNYAGCKRKFDVGQFERRYAPPTCSQ; encoded by the exons ATGCCGCGGGGGCAAAGGAAGCGAAAGGCCGAGGGCACGGAGCTGCCAGGCGTGTCTcggaggaggaaggaggaagaggaggccgTGCAGGAGGCCAGGCGGAGGGCGGCCCCGTCCGTGAGAGAGTTCAAGTACAACAAGAAGCGTGTTCGCCTCGTCTCGCAGGGCTCAGACCTGAAGGAGAATGCTCGGTGCATCCTTTACTGGATGTCCCGGGACCAGCGGCTGCAAG ATAACTGGGCTTTCCTCTATGCCCAGCGCCTGGCCCTCAAACAGGAGCTGCCTCTGCACgtctgcttctgcctggtgCCCAAATTCCTGGATGCCACCATCCGTCACTACGGTTTCATGCTGAGGGGCCTGCAGGAGGTGGCCGAG GAGTGTGCAGAGCTGAACATCCCCTTCCACTTGCTGCTGGGCTACGCCAAGGACGTGCTGCCCGTGTTTGTGGTGGAGCACGGCGTGGGTGGGCTGGTGACAGACTTCTGCCCCCTCCGCCTCTCCCGGCAGTGGGTGGAGGACGTCAGGGAGCGTTTGCCGGAGGATGTGCCGTTTGCGCAG GTTGATGCCCACAACATTGTGCCCTGCTGGGTCACCTCCCCCAAGCAGGAGTACAGCGCCAGGACCATCCGGGGCAAGATCCATGCTCAGCTCACCGAGTTCCTCACCGAGTTCCCCCCTGTTATTCGTCACCCATATCCCCCCTCCTGCCCGGCAGAG CCCATCGCTTGGGAGGCCTGTTATTCCAGCTTGCAGGTGGACCGCACCGTGAAGGAGGTGGAGTGGGCAACCCCTGGCACaactgcagggctggctgtaCTGCAGTCCTTCATCACAGAGCGGCTGAAATCCTTCAGCTCCCACCGGAATGACCCCAACAAGGCAGCGCTCAGCAACCTGTCCCCATGGTTCCACTTTG GCCAGGTTTCCACCCAACGAGCGATCCTGGAGGTGCAGAAGCATCGGGACAAGTACAAGGAGTCAGTGGATGCATTTGTGGAGGAGGCTGTGGTGCGGCGGGAGCTGGCTGAAAACTTTTGCTACTACAATGAGAACTACGACAGCGTGCAAG GTGCCTATGACTGGGCGCAAACCACCCTGAAGCTCCATGCCAAAGACAAGAGGCCTTTCCTCTAcaagctgcaggagctggagcagggggccACACATGATCCCCTCTGGAATGCTGCTCAG CTCCAGATGGTCCGGGAGGGCAAGATGCATGGCTTCCTGCGGATGTACTGGGCCAAGAAGATCCTGGAGTGGACCCGCTCCCCCGAGGAGGCCCTTCAGTTTGCCATCTACCTCAATGACCGCTATGAACTGGACGGGAGGGATCCCAATGGATACGTAG GCTGCCTCTGGTCCATCTGTGGCATACATGaccagggctgggcagagcgGGCCATCTTCGGGAAGATTCGCTACATGAACTACGCTGGCTGCAAGCGCAAGTTCGACGTGGGCCAGTTTGAGCGTCGCTACGCCCCCCCCACATGCTCCCAGTGA